The Saliniramus fredricksonii genome segment CCCGCATCCCTCGATGAAGAAGTGGTTCGCACGAGCATAGCCGCGCGCGCTCCGCCATGCGATCCCGCCTGGCGCCATTCCGGGATCGCTCAACACGCACATGCGCGAAACGCCCATTGATCGGGCCCGCTCACGCAACGATAGTCGTTGATACCGCACCTGCCGCAACGGCAGGGACAGCCGATGTCGACCCGAGAGAACGCCATGAACGCGACGCCCGCGACCAAAGCCACCTTCGCCGGCGATCTCTTCGCCGGGCAGCATGTGCTCGTCTCCGGCGGGACCAGCGGGATCGGGCTCGCCTGCGCCCGTGCCTTCCGCGATCATGGCGCGCAGGTCATAGCCGGCGGCGTCGGCGATCCCTCCCCCGATGAAGCCGCGCGCGACCCCGGCAATGCCGGCATCCGCTTCATCGATCTCGACGTGCGCGACCCCGCCGCCATCACATCCTGTATCGACGCACTGCCCGAGCGCCTCGCAGTGCTCGTCAATGCCGCGGGCATCATCCGTCGCGATGCGGAGCATGATCCGGACGTGTTCGCGCAGGTCATCGACATCAATCTCAACGGCAGCATGCGCCTGTGCAGCGCTGCTTTGGAGCGGCTCACGGCGGGGCGCGGCTGCGTCATCAATCTGGCCTCGATGCTGAGCTTCTTCGGCGGGCCGCGCGTGCCGGGCTATTCTGCCTCCAAGGGCGGCATCGCGCAGCTCACCCGCAGCCTCGCCGCCGCCTGGGCGCCGCAGGGCGTGCGCGTCAATGCGCTCGCACCCGGCTGGATTGCCACGCCCCTGACACAGGCCCTGCAGGACGATCCCGCCCGCGCCGGTCCGATCCTCGCGCGCACGCCGATGGACCGTTTCGGAACGCCGGAGGAGATCGCCGCAGCCGCGCTCTTTCTCGCCTCACCCGCCGCCGGCTTCATCACCGGCACGATCCTGCCGGTGGATGGCGGTTATGCGAGCGTCTGAACGATTTGGAGGAAACACCATGAACGACAAATGGACCCCCTACCGCCACCCTCAGCCTGCCGAATCTCCCCCGGAGCTGATCGTCCCCGACGCCATCCCCACGGATGAGCGCGTCTGGGTGCCGGTGGAGGAGAATGTCTGGTTCCGCCCGCTCTGCCTGAGCGTCACGCGCGGCTACTGGATGAACCTTCTGCGCGTGCGCAAATCCGGCGTGCTCTCGCGTCATCGCCATCCCCAGCCCGTGCACGGTTTCGTGCTGCGCGGCGAATGGCGCTATCTGGAGCATGACTGGGTGGCGCGCGAGGGCGGC includes the following:
- a CDS encoding SDR family NAD(P)-dependent oxidoreductase; this encodes MNATPATKATFAGDLFAGQHVLVSGGTSGIGLACARAFRDHGAQVIAGGVGDPSPDEAARDPGNAGIRFIDLDVRDPAAITSCIDALPERLAVLVNAAGIIRRDAEHDPDVFAQVIDINLNGSMRLCSAALERLTAGRGCVINLASMLSFFGGPRVPGYSASKGGIAQLTRSLAAAWAPQGVRVNALAPGWIATPLTQALQDDPARAGPILARTPMDRFGTPEEIAAAALFLASPAAGFITGTILPVDGGYASV
- a CDS encoding 2,4'-dihydroxyacetophenone dioxygenase family protein, coding for MNDKWTPYRHPQPAESPPELIVPDAIPTDERVWVPVEENVWFRPLCLSVTRGYWMNLLRVRKSGVLSRHRHPQPVHGFVLRGEWRYLEHDWVAREGGYVYEAPGETHTLVVDPHVEEMITLFQVNGAMIYVDPDGNVTGYDDVFTRLDKCRAFYAQNGLGADYIDQYIR